A window from Deinococcus arcticus encodes these proteins:
- a CDS encoding xanthine dehydrogenase small subunit: MTVTVTVNGVPTPLGGGAHTTLLSALRARGLTGCKEGCAEGECGACAVLVARAEEGGTRWDSVNACLALLPALDGGEVVTAEGLGTPQALHPAQRELAARGGSQCGYCTPGFVCAMAAEYYRPGRTPGEHGAPGGFDLHALSGNLCRCTGYRPIADAAHALGLPAVDDPLLARTQAPAPAPRATALHAPDGAFHRPATLPQALALLAAHPGARVLAGGTDWGVEVNLRHARAPVTVAVDALPELRVLEENPDFFLLGAGLTLSELERRLNGRVPLLADWFPQFASRLIRNSATLGGNLGTASPIGDSPPVLLALEAAVVLAGPGGTREVPLDAYFTGYRQTVRHPDELIQAVRLPKPLSPLAAFHKIAKRRFDDISSVAVGYALRVEGGTVTRARIGLGGVAATPLRALEAEALLEGQPWTAGTVRRAARALGASGTPLSDHRASAAYRAAMLEQSLLKFFVEQGGTL, encoded by the coding sequence ATGACAGTCACGGTCACGGTGAACGGAGTGCCCACCCCCCTGGGCGGCGGCGCCCATACCACCCTGCTCTCGGCCCTGCGCGCCCGGGGCCTGACCGGATGCAAGGAGGGCTGCGCCGAGGGCGAATGCGGCGCCTGCGCGGTGCTGGTGGCCCGCGCCGAGGAGGGCGGCACCCGCTGGGACAGCGTGAACGCCTGCCTGGCGCTGCTGCCGGCCCTGGATGGGGGCGAGGTGGTCACCGCCGAGGGGCTGGGTACCCCGCAGGCCCTGCACCCTGCGCAGCGCGAACTGGCGGCGCGCGGCGGCTCGCAGTGCGGGTACTGCACGCCCGGCTTCGTGTGTGCCATGGCGGCCGAGTATTACCGCCCGGGGCGCACGCCCGGCGAACACGGCGCGCCGGGCGGCTTTGACCTGCACGCCCTGAGCGGCAACCTGTGCCGCTGCACCGGCTACCGCCCCATTGCCGACGCGGCCCACGCGCTGGGCCTCCCAGCGGTGGATGACCCCCTGCTGGCCCGCACCCAGGCCCCCGCCCCGGCCCCCCGCGCCACCGCCCTGCACGCCCCGGACGGCGCCTTTCACCGCCCTGCCACCTTGCCGCAGGCCCTGGCCCTGCTGGCGGCCCACCCCGGGGCCAGGGTGCTGGCCGGCGGCACCGACTGGGGCGTGGAGGTGAACCTGCGCCATGCCCGCGCGCCCGTCACCGTGGCGGTGGACGCCCTGCCCGAACTGCGCGTGTTGGAGGAGAACCCCGACTTCTTCCTGCTGGGCGCCGGGCTGACCCTCAGCGAGCTGGAACGCCGGCTGAACGGGCGCGTTCCCCTGCTGGCGGACTGGTTTCCGCAGTTCGCCTCGCGCCTCATTCGCAATTCGGCCACGCTGGGCGGCAACCTGGGCACTGCCTCGCCCATTGGGGACAGCCCACCCGTGCTGCTGGCCCTGGAAGCGGCTGTGGTGCTGGCCGGCCCCGGGGGAACGCGCGAGGTGCCGCTGGACGCGTACTTCACCGGTTACCGCCAGACGGTGCGCCATCCGGACGAGCTGATTCAGGCGGTGCGCCTTCCAAAGCCCCTCTCGCCCCTGGCCGCCTTTCACAAGATTGCCAAGCGCCGCTTCGACGATATTTCCAGCGTGGCGGTGGGCTACGCGCTGCGGGTGGAGGGCGGCACCGTGACCCGCGCCCGCATAGGCCTGGGGGGTGTGGCCGCCACGCCCCTGCGCGCGCTGGAGGCCGAGGCCCTGCTCGAAGGCCAGCCCTGGACCGCCGGCACGGTGCGCCGCGCCGCCCGCGCGCTGGGGGCCAGCGGCACCCCGCTGAGCGACCACCGCGCCAGCGCCGCCTACCGCGCCGCCATGCTGGAACAGAGCCTGCTGAAATTTTTCGTGGAGCAGGGGGGCACGCTGTGA
- the guaD gene encoding guanine deaminase: protein MTPVLYRATFLHTPESPFTHPGALRVHEDGGLLVSGGVIQASGDFAALHAAHPEVPVADRRGGLLLPGFIDTHVHLPQVRVIGGLGLPLLAWLEECALPEEARLANPTYARAVAQDFLAGLLGAGTTTALVFGSHFASAVDVFFEEAARVGLRAVAGQVVSDRLLRDELHTTPERAYAEGKALIERWHGVGRALYAVTPRFSLSASEGILAACAALMTEFPDVRFTSHINENVREVEVVRGLFPGARDYLDTYERAGLVSHRGVLAHNLHPSDRELGVLAERGCAVAHCPCSNSALGSGFFPLRRHLAAGVQVALGSDVGGGTGFSLLKEGLQAHFMQNLMGEAGVLLSPAHLLYLATRAGAQALGLEAQVGSFEPGQQFDAVHLQPLPGTPLDAVFRHAASPERALAAAFATGTPADIAGVWIGGQPVQARVQGRL from the coding sequence ATGACCCCTGTTCTGTACCGCGCCACCTTTCTGCACACCCCCGAGAGCCCCTTCACCCACCCCGGGGCCCTGCGCGTCCATGAAGACGGCGGCCTGCTGGTCTCGGGGGGCGTGATTCAGGCCAGCGGCGATTTCGCGGCCCTGCACGCGGCCCACCCGGAGGTGCCCGTAGCCGACCGGCGCGGCGGCCTGCTGCTGCCCGGCTTCATTGACACCCACGTGCATCTGCCGCAGGTGCGGGTGATCGGTGGGCTGGGGCTGCCGCTGCTGGCGTGGCTGGAGGAGTGCGCCCTGCCCGAGGAAGCCCGGCTGGCCAACCCCACCTACGCGCGCGCCGTGGCCCAGGACTTTCTGGCGGGCCTGCTGGGGGCCGGCACCACCACCGCGCTGGTGTTCGGCTCGCATTTTGCCTCGGCGGTGGACGTGTTTTTCGAGGAAGCCGCCCGCGTGGGCCTGCGCGCCGTGGCCGGGCAGGTGGTCAGCGACCGGCTGCTACGCGACGAACTGCACACCACCCCCGAGCGCGCCTATGCCGAGGGCAAGGCCCTGATTGAGCGCTGGCACGGCGTGGGGCGCGCTCTGTACGCCGTCACGCCCCGATTTTCCCTCTCGGCCTCCGAGGGCATCCTGGCCGCCTGCGCCGCCCTGATGACGGAATTCCCGGATGTGCGCTTTACCAGCCACATCAACGAAAACGTGCGCGAGGTGGAGGTGGTGCGCGGCCTGTTTCCCGGCGCCCGCGACTACCTGGATACCTACGAGCGCGCCGGGCTGGTGAGCCACCGGGGGGTGCTGGCCCACAACCTTCACCCTTCAGACCGCGAATTGGGCGTGCTGGCCGAGCGTGGCTGCGCCGTGGCGCACTGTCCCTGCAGCAATTCAGCGCTGGGCAGCGGCTTCTTTCCGCTGCGCCGGCACCTCGCGGCCGGGGTGCAGGTGGCCCTGGGCAGCGATGTGGGCGGCGGCACCGGCTTCTCGCTGCTCAAAGAAGGGCTGCAGGCGCACTTCATGCAGAATCTGATGGGCGAGGCCGGTGTGCTCCTGTCGCCCGCCCATCTGCTGTATCTCGCCACGCGGGCCGGGGCCCAGGCGCTGGGGCTGGAGGCCCAGGTGGGTTCGTTTGAGCCGGGGCAGCAGTTTGATGCCGTTCACCTGCAGCCGTTGCCGGGCACGCCCCTGGACGCGGTCTTCCGCCACGCCGCCAGCCCCGAGCGCGCTCTGGCCGCCGCCTTTGCCACCGGCACCCCGGCGGATATTGCTGGGGTGTGGATCGGCGGTCAGCCGGTGCAGGCGCGGGTGCAGGGTCGCCTTTAA
- a CDS encoding DEAD/DEAH box helicase, translating to MTSTTPPRRTPVASPAAPMSPATDWTALLGGRTPTPVQAGAIPALLGGRDVITTARTGSGKTLAFLIPAAARGIGMSPVRGMRPEVLVVTPTRELAVQIRDVARELGMPAGRITGGITPGQTRSEATGKGLIAGTPGRLKDLINRQELSLAGLKYAVLDEADELLSLGFLRDVGDILRAAQTQRAGKGHLQIAMASATFPAEIRAVAERFMEQPQRIDIAPAAPSGEAGNAGDVLGGATGATHELLNTTRDDVLDLTAARAREALREPGGCVVIFSRTKHLVKRRAEKLGALLPQETVSALEGNMDQKKRERTMTLLREGRSRVLVATDIAGRGIDLPEVRLVIHMDVASTAEDHVHRSGRTARAGRPGTNLVLLIPEQRALWQGIRRKLPAPLHPPLTREEGQIDKAIQEKQGQGRGGQGGGRTMGQASGSAPRSGSSGHAQSDRPQGDRSGQRPRSGEQAARPGRRTDSSAPGTGAGRVGPQRARGRGRR from the coding sequence ATGACTTCAACCACCCCTCCCCGGCGCACGCCTGTGGCGTCGCCTGCGGCCCCCATGAGCCCCGCCACCGACTGGACTGCCCTGCTGGGCGGCCGCACCCCCACTCCCGTTCAGGCCGGCGCCATTCCAGCCCTGCTGGGCGGCCGCGACGTGATCACCACGGCCCGCACCGGCAGCGGCAAGACCCTGGCCTTCCTGATTCCCGCCGCCGCACGTGGCATCGGCATGAGCCCCGTGCGCGGCATGCGCCCCGAGGTGCTGGTGGTGACCCCCACCCGCGAACTGGCGGTGCAGATCCGTGACGTGGCGCGCGAACTGGGGATGCCCGCCGGACGCATCACCGGCGGCATCACCCCCGGGCAGACCCGGTCTGAGGCCACCGGCAAGGGCCTGATTGCCGGCACGCCCGGGCGCCTCAAAGACCTGATTAACCGCCAGGAACTCAGCCTCGCGGGCCTGAAGTACGCTGTGCTGGACGAGGCCGACGAGCTGCTGTCCCTGGGCTTTCTGCGGGACGTGGGCGACATTCTGCGCGCTGCCCAGACGCAGCGCGCGGGCAAGGGCCACCTGCAGATCGCCATGGCCTCGGCCACCTTTCCGGCCGAGATTCGCGCGGTGGCCGAGCGCTTCATGGAGCAGCCGCAGCGCATTGACATTGCCCCGGCGGCCCCCTCGGGTGAGGCGGGGAACGCGGGCGACGTGCTGGGCGGCGCCACCGGGGCCACCCACGAACTGCTGAACACCACGCGCGACGACGTGCTGGATCTGACCGCCGCCCGTGCCCGCGAGGCCCTGCGCGAGCCCGGCGGCTGCGTGGTGATCTTCAGCCGCACCAAGCATCTGGTCAAGCGCCGCGCCGAGAAGCTGGGCGCGCTGCTGCCCCAGGAAACGGTGAGTGCCCTGGAAGGCAACATGGACCAGAAAAAGCGCGAGCGCACCATGACCCTGCTGCGCGAGGGCCGCTCGCGGGTGCTGGTCGCCACCGACATTGCCGGGCGCGGCATTGACCTGCCCGAGGTTCGCCTGGTGATTCACATGGACGTGGCCTCCACCGCCGAGGACCACGTGCACCGCTCGGGCCGCACCGCGCGCGCCGGGCGCCCGGGCACCAACCTCGTGCTGCTGATTCCCGAACAGCGCGCCCTGTGGCAGGGCATTCGCCGCAAGCTGCCGGCCCCCCTGCACCCCCCCCTCACCCGCGAGGAAGGCCAGATTGACAAGGCCATCCAGGAGAAGCAGGGCCAGGGCCGAGGCGGGCAGGGCGGCGGGCGGACCATGGGTCAGGCCAGCGGCAGTGCGCCGCGCTCCGGGTCCAGTGGGCACGCCCAGAGCGACCGGCCCCAGGGCGACCGGAGTGGGCAGCGGCCCCGCAGCGGTGAGCAGGCGGCCCGCCCCGGCCGCCGCACCGACAGCAGCGCGCCCGGTACCGGCGCCGGCCGGGTGGGCCCCCAGCGCGCGCGCGGGCGCGGCCGCCGCTAA
- a CDS encoding acyl-CoA dehydrogenase family protein — MFDEFAVQALLTPEERQVQRSVRAFADAELLPEVAQWWDRGELPVREVMRRFGALGLLGPTTPGTYGGAGTSYSAYGVMMYELERVDSGLRSAASVQGSLVMLPVLSFGSEAQKTRWLPGLASGELIGCFGLTESEGGSDPGAMRTRAVRDGEHYVLNGAKMWITGSPVADVALVWARDDEGAVRGFLVPTDTPGFAAPEIGRKQSLRASVTGEIVLIDCRVPASAMLPGARGLGAPLSCLGSARFGIAWGAMGALEAVLGAALDYVGSRTTFGKPLAARQLVQDKLARMATDHSLGLLLAWRLGTLKDGGTLNHAQVSYAKRNNVRAALQGARLARELLGGNGITTEYPVIRHMLNLETVDTYEGTHDIHTLIIGRHLTGHSALE, encoded by the coding sequence ATGTTCGATGAATTCGCGGTGCAGGCCCTCCTGACGCCTGAAGAGCGGCAGGTGCAGCGGAGCGTGCGCGCCTTTGCCGACGCCGAACTGCTGCCCGAGGTGGCGCAGTGGTGGGACCGGGGCGAGCTGCCCGTGCGCGAGGTGATGCGCCGTTTCGGCGCCCTGGGCCTGCTGGGGCCCACCACCCCGGGCACCTACGGCGGGGCCGGCACCTCCTACAGCGCCTACGGCGTCATGATGTACGAGCTGGAGCGGGTGGACAGTGGCCTGCGGTCGGCCGCCAGCGTGCAGGGCAGCCTGGTCATGCTGCCTGTCCTGAGTTTTGGCAGCGAGGCGCAGAAAACGCGCTGGCTGCCTGGGCTGGCCAGTGGCGAGCTCATTGGCTGCTTTGGTCTCACGGAAAGCGAGGGTGGCAGCGATCCCGGCGCCATGCGCACCCGCGCCGTGCGCGACGGCGAACACTACGTCCTGAACGGCGCCAAGATGTGGATCACGGGCAGCCCGGTGGCCGACGTGGCCCTGGTCTGGGCGCGCGACGACGAGGGCGCGGTGCGCGGGTTCCTGGTGCCCACCGACACCCCGGGCTTCGCCGCCCCGGAGATTGGGCGCAAGCAGAGCCTGCGCGCCAGCGTCACCGGCGAGATCGTGTTAATCGATTGCCGCGTGCCCGCCAGCGCCATGCTGCCCGGGGCCCGGGGGCTGGGCGCGCCGCTGTCCTGCCTGGGGTCCGCGCGGTTTGGGATTGCCTGGGGGGCCATGGGCGCGCTGGAAGCGGTGCTGGGCGCTGCGCTGGACTATGTGGGCAGCCGCACCACCTTTGGCAAACCCCTGGCCGCCCGGCAACTGGTGCAGGACAAGCTGGCCCGCATGGCCACCGACCACAGTCTGGGCCTGCTGCTGGCGTGGCGCCTGGGCACCCTGAAAGACGGCGGCACCCTGAACCACGCCCAGGTCAGCTATGCCAAGCGGAACAACGTGCGCGCCGCGCTGCAGGGGGCGCGGCTGGCCCGCGAACTATTGGGTGGCAACGGCATCACCACCGAGTACCCGGTGATTCGCCACATGCTGAACCTTGAAACTGTGGACACCTACGAGGGCACCCACGACATCCACACCCTCATCATCGGCCGGCACCTGACCGGCCACAGCGCCCTGGAGTAA
- a CDS encoding diguanylate cyclase domain-containing protein — MQLERLRGESEHQRRQRRALLEDHDILRHDRQALARQASHDPLTGLPNRAHFRAQGEALLAQPDGAECAVVFVDLDGFKPVNDAHGHAGPVTPSWWHASCWTRSRGPIRCQGPGKR, encoded by the coding sequence GTGCAGCTGGAGCGCCTGCGCGGCGAGAGTGAACACCAGCGGCGGCAGCGGCGCGCCCTGCTTGAAGACCACGACATCCTGCGGCACGACCGGCAGGCGCTGGCCCGGCAGGCCAGCCACGACCCCCTGACCGGGCTGCCCAACCGCGCGCACTTCCGGGCGCAGGGCGAGGCGCTGCTGGCCCAGCCGGATGGGGCCGAGTGCGCCGTGGTGTTCGTGGACCTGGACGGCTTCAAGCCGGTGAACGACGCCCACGGCCACGCGGGCCCGGTGACGCCCAGCTGGTGGCACGCAAGCTGCTGGACGCGGTCTCGGGGCCCTATACGCTGCCAGGGGCCGGGCAAACGGTGA
- the xdhB gene encoding xanthine dehydrogenase molybdopterin binding subunit codes for MAADAVPHTPPLASPPVGAPIPHESAAAHVTGQALYTDDLGVRLGGLLHAWPVQAPHAHARILSLDPAPALAVPGVARVLTAADVPGVNDAGVKGDEPLFPGEVMYHGHAVCWVLGESEEAARRGADAVAVTYEPLPSIITLQEAIGAGSFQGAPSTLRRGDVAQGFAQAAHLFEGDFEMGGQEHFYLETHAALAQVDEAGQVFVQSSTQHPTETQEITAHVLGLPAHAVTVQCLRMGGGFGGKEMQPHGYAAIAALGATLTGRPVRLRLNRTQDLTLTGKRHPFHARWKAGFDAQGRFTALQVTLTSDGGWSLDLSEPVMARALCHLDNAYFIPHVEAHGRIAKTHKTSQTAFRGFGGPQGMLVTEDILGRVAPLLGLSPHDLRARNFYQPGQRTPYGQTVRHAERLDTVWQTLLRTSDFHTRQAGVVAFNAAHPHRKRGLAVTPVKFGIAFNFTAYNQAGALVHVYRDGSVLVNHGGTEMGQGLHTKMLQVAATALGVPRSSVRLAPTRTDKVPNTSATAASSGADLNGGAVKDACDQIRARLAEVAAGALGVHPDDVRFEAGQVFPIGHPGRGLPFAELVQTAYFRRTPLWAAGFYRTPGLHWDREAMQGEPFKYFSYGASVSEVEVCGFTGAYRVRRADLLHDVGESLSPLIDLGQVEGGYLQGVGWLTLEELRWDEADGPGRGRLLTNSASTYKLPSFSELPDEFNVALLENAAENGVIYGSKAVGEPPLMLAISVREALRAACAAFGPPGQPTLLASPATPEAVYWALARARRAHPDGALLHD; via the coding sequence ATGGCCGCTGACGCTGTCCCCCACACCCCACCCCTCGCCTCGCCCCCCGTCGGCGCCCCCATCCCCCACGAAAGCGCCGCCGCCCACGTCACCGGGCAGGCGCTGTACACCGATGATCTGGGCGTGCGCCTGGGCGGGCTGCTGCACGCGTGGCCGGTGCAGGCGCCGCACGCCCACGCCCGCATCCTCTCGCTGGACCCGGCTCCGGCGCTGGCGGTGCCCGGTGTGGCGCGCGTGCTCACTGCCGCCGACGTACCCGGCGTGAACGACGCGGGCGTGAAGGGCGACGAACCCCTGTTTCCCGGTGAAGTCATGTACCACGGCCACGCGGTGTGCTGGGTCCTGGGCGAATCCGAGGAAGCCGCGCGGCGGGGTGCCGACGCCGTGGCCGTCACGTACGAGCCGTTGCCGTCCATCATCACGCTGCAGGAGGCCATCGGCGCGGGCTCATTCCAGGGTGCTCCGTCCACCCTGCGCCGGGGCGACGTGGCGCAGGGTTTTGCGCAGGCGGCCCACCTCTTTGAAGGCGACTTCGAGATGGGCGGCCAGGAACACTTCTACCTTGAAACCCACGCGGCGCTGGCCCAGGTGGACGAGGCCGGGCAGGTGTTCGTGCAGTCCAGCACCCAGCACCCCACCGAAACCCAGGAGATCACCGCGCATGTGCTGGGGCTGCCCGCGCACGCGGTGACGGTGCAGTGCCTGCGCATGGGCGGCGGCTTTGGCGGCAAGGAGATGCAGCCCCACGGCTACGCGGCCATTGCCGCGCTGGGCGCCACCCTGACCGGGCGCCCGGTGCGGCTGCGCCTGAACCGCACCCAGGACCTCACCCTGACCGGCAAGCGCCACCCCTTCCACGCGCGCTGGAAGGCGGGGTTCGATGCCCAGGGCCGCTTCACCGCCTTGCAGGTGACCCTGACCAGTGACGGCGGCTGGAGCCTGGACCTGTCTGAACCCGTGATGGCGCGCGCGCTGTGTCACCTCGACAACGCCTATTTCATTCCCCACGTCGAGGCCCACGGCCGCATTGCAAAAACCCACAAGACCTCGCAGACCGCCTTCCGGGGCTTTGGTGGCCCCCAGGGCATGCTGGTCACCGAGGACATCCTGGGCCGCGTGGCCCCGCTGCTGGGCCTCTCGCCCCACGATCTGCGCGCGCGCAACTTCTACCAGCCCGGCCAGCGCACCCCTTACGGCCAGACCGTGCGCCACGCCGAGCGCCTGGATACGGTCTGGCAGACGCTGCTGCGCACCAGCGACTTTCACACCCGGCAGGCCGGGGTCGTGGCTTTCAACGCCGCGCACCCGCACCGCAAGCGCGGGCTGGCCGTCACGCCAGTCAAATTCGGTATCGCCTTCAATTTCACCGCCTACAACCAGGCCGGGGCGCTGGTGCACGTGTACCGGGACGGCAGCGTGCTCGTGAACCACGGCGGCACCGAGATGGGCCAGGGTCTGCACACCAAGATGCTGCAGGTGGCGGCCACGGCGCTGGGCGTGCCGCGCTCCAGCGTGCGCCTTGCGCCCACGCGCACTGACAAGGTGCCCAACACCAGCGCCACCGCCGCCAGTTCCGGCGCCGACCTGAACGGCGGGGCTGTGAAGGACGCCTGCGACCAGATTCGCGCCCGGCTGGCCGAGGTGGCGGCCGGGGCCCTGGGCGTGCACCCGGACGACGTGCGCTTCGAGGCGGGGCAGGTGTTTCCCATCGGGCACCCGGGGCGCGGCCTGCCCTTTGCTGAGCTTGTCCAGACCGCCTATTTTCGCCGTACCCCGCTGTGGGCCGCCGGCTTTTACCGCACCCCGGGCCTGCACTGGGACCGCGAGGCCATGCAGGGCGAGCCCTTCAAATACTTCTCCTACGGCGCCTCGGTCTCGGAAGTGGAGGTCTGCGGCTTTACCGGCGCCTACCGGGTACGCCGCGCGGACCTGCTGCACGATGTGGGCGAGAGCCTTTCGCCCCTGATTGACCTGGGGCAGGTGGAGGGCGGCTACCTGCAGGGCGTAGGCTGGCTGACCCTGGAGGAGTTGCGCTGGGACGAGGCCGATGGCCCGGGCCGGGGCCGGCTGCTGACCAACTCGGCCAGCACCTACAAGCTGCCCAGCTTCAGCGAACTGCCCGACGAGTTCAACGTGGCCCTGCTGGAAAATGCCGCCGAAAACGGCGTGATCTACGGGTCCAAGGCGGTGGGCGAGCCGCCCCTGATGCTGGCCATCTCGGTGCGCGAAGCGCTGCGGGCGGCCTGCGCGGCGTTTGGGCCGCCGGGCCAGCCCACCCTGCTGGCCAGCCCCGCCACCCCGGAAGCCGTGTACTGGGCGCTGGCGCGGGCCCGCAGGGCCCACCCGGACGGGGCCCTGCTCCATGACTGA
- the xdhC gene encoding xanthine dehydrogenase accessory protein XdhC, translating into MNWREALNALHDRGEAGVLVTVAAARGHTPREAGAKMLVGAGQSWDTVGGGNLEATAVARARALLAAGATAPELLSLRLTDRAPNEHGRQCCGGEVTLLLEPLLSARPAVAVFGVGHVGLELARVLARLPLALHLIDSRAAQLAPERLAPLSGAAATLHLHHAPIPEMVLGSLPPGSHLRLLTHDHAEDAALLDAALRRPGWGSVGLIGSSAKWARFQLQLSALGHPPDALARVLTPIGLPALMTGPLRKHPAMIALAVAAELAPLLFPDPNEEAAL; encoded by the coding sequence ATGAACTGGCGCGAGGCCCTGAACGCCCTGCACGACCGGGGCGAGGCGGGCGTGCTGGTCACCGTGGCCGCTGCCCGGGGCCACACCCCGCGCGAGGCCGGGGCCAAGATGCTGGTGGGTGCCGGGCAGAGCTGGGACACCGTGGGCGGCGGCAACCTGGAAGCCACGGCGGTGGCGCGTGCCCGCGCCCTGCTGGCGGCGGGGGCCACCGCTCCCGAACTGCTGTCCCTGCGCCTGACCGACCGCGCCCCGAACGAGCACGGCCGCCAGTGCTGCGGCGGCGAGGTGACGCTGCTGCTTGAACCTCTGCTGAGCGCGCGCCCGGCCGTGGCGGTGTTCGGGGTGGGGCACGTGGGCCTGGAACTGGCCCGGGTGCTCGCGCGCCTGCCGCTGGCGCTGCACCTTATTGATTCGCGCGCCGCACAACTGGCCCCAGAGCGGCTGGCGCCCCTGTCCGGCGCGGCGGCCACCCTGCACCTTCACCACGCGCCCATTCCCGAAATGGTGCTGGGCAGCCTGCCCCCGGGCAGCCACCTGCGCCTCCTCACGCACGACCACGCCGAGGACGCCGCCCTGCTGGACGCCGCCCTGCGCCGCCCCGGCTGGGGCTCGGTGGGCCTGATCGGCTCCTCGGCCAAGTGGGCGCGCTTTCAGCTGCAGCTGAGCGCCCTGGGCCACCCTCCGGACGCCCTGGCCCGCGTCCTTACGCCCATCGGCCTGCCCGCCCTGATGACCGGCCCTCTGCGCAAACACCCCGCCATGATCGCCCTGGCGGTCGCCGCCGAACTGGCGCCACTGCTGTTTCCCGATCCCAACGAGGAAGCGGCGCTCTGA
- a CDS encoding diguanylate cyclase domain-containing protein, whose translation MARKLLDAVSGPYTLPGAGQTVTVSASVGVAVTPQGGRDLTTLLRRADEAMYAAKRQGRRQVCLYVPPASP comes from the coding sequence GTGGCACGCAAGCTGCTGGACGCGGTCTCGGGGCCCTATACGCTGCCAGGGGCCGGGCAAACGGTGACGGTCAGCGCCTCGGTGGGGGTGGCCGTCACTCCCCAGGGCGGCCGGGACCTGACCACCCTGCTGCGCCGCGCTGACGAGGCCATGTACGCCGCCAAACGCCAGGGCCGCCGGCAGGTCTGCCTGTATGTGCCCCCGGCCAGCCCCTGA
- a CDS encoding GGDEF domain-containing protein, whose amino-acid sequence MSQALHRADLATLEAQIRQASGADLMTLHRDAAYVALELGDSALAMTHAVQCLDAARHLGDARLEAKAHVTAALVMADAYDDQGADVHFARAETLARACGDTRGVALVAVNASHFELERGAYAAAAARLQALLDSDCAPGLLVEDERVGHELHESFHINYVKAAALALRTELPAPLRARLQAQLPVSAAFVQALRTGQTLDLTRWGPDILDALTAHALLRERPGEALALANEQVALTRLGGLTLQLGRALLERAGVQAERGEWTPAMADAQEAALLFEGAGRELLAVQAWQAVADARAQQGHYREAFEVQRQLTGRTQALHRAFYQQAAQLRQIERQAQEAEVRARALAEAALRDALTGVPNRAGAMNRLHEVWAEARRGHPSSVGLLDIDHFKSVNDRFGHAVGDEVLIRVAQRLSAELRSQDCLARFGGEEFLLILPGLGLNEARRVCERLRQTLRDLNWQDLAPGLSVTGSFGVTAVQGGASVKAILQAADGALYAAKAAGRDSVHAELQTNAGELECTDG is encoded by the coding sequence GTGAGTCAGGCGCTGCACCGCGCGGACCTGGCGACGCTTGAAGCGCAGATCCGGCAGGCCAGCGGCGCGGACCTGATGACGCTGCACCGCGACGCGGCGTATGTGGCCCTGGAACTGGGCGACTCGGCGCTGGCCATGACGCACGCCGTGCAGTGCCTGGACGCCGCCCGACACCTGGGCGACGCCCGCCTGGAAGCCAAGGCGCACGTCACCGCCGCGCTGGTGATGGCCGACGCCTACGACGATCAGGGTGCCGACGTGCATTTTGCCCGCGCCGAGACGCTGGCCCGCGCCTGTGGCGACACGCGGGGGGTCGCACTCGTGGCGGTCAATGCCTCGCACTTTGAGCTGGAACGCGGCGCCTACGCCGCTGCCGCCGCCCGCCTGCAGGCGCTGCTGGACTCGGACTGTGCGCCGGGCCTGCTCGTCGAGGACGAGCGGGTGGGCCACGAACTGCACGAGTCCTTTCACATCAATTACGTCAAGGCGGCGGCGCTGGCGCTGCGCACCGAGTTGCCGGCCCCACTGCGCGCGCGGCTCCAGGCCCAGCTGCCGGTGTCGGCCGCCTTCGTGCAGGCGCTGCGCACCGGGCAGACGCTGGACCTGACCCGCTGGGGCCCAGACATTCTGGACGCCCTGACCGCACACGCCCTGCTGAGGGAGCGCCCCGGCGAGGCGCTGGCCCTGGCCAACGAGCAGGTGGCGCTGACGCGCCTGGGGGGCCTGACGCTGCAACTGGGCCGGGCGCTGCTGGAACGCGCCGGGGTGCAGGCCGAGCGCGGCGAGTGGACCCCGGCGATGGCCGACGCGCAGGAGGCCGCGCTGCTGTTCGAGGGGGCCGGGCGAGAGTTGCTGGCGGTACAGGCGTGGCAGGCGGTGGCCGACGCCCGCGCGCAGCAGGGCCACTACCGCGAGGCGTTTGAGGTGCAGCGCCAGCTGACCGGGCGCACACAGGCCCTGCACCGGGCGTTTTACCAGCAGGCCGCGCAGCTGCGCCAGATTGAGCGCCAGGCCCAGGAAGCCGAGGTACGCGCCCGCGCCCTGGCCGAGGCGGCGCTGCGCGACGCCCTGACCGGCGTGCCCAACCGCGCCGGCGCCATGAACCGCCTGCACGAGGTCTGGGCCGAGGCGCGGCGTGGCCACCCCAGCAGCGTGGGCCTGCTGGACATTGACCACTTCAAGAGTGTCAATGACCGCTTTGGCCACGCGGTGGGCGACGAGGTGCTGATCCGGGTGGCGCAGCGCCTGAGCGCCGAGCTGCGCAGCCAGGACTGCCTGGCCCGCTTTGGCGGCGAGGAATTTCTGCTGATTCTGCCGGGGCTGGGCCTGAATGAAGCGCGCCGGGTGTGCGAGCGCCTGCGCCAGACCCTGCGCGACCTGAACTGGCAGGACCTTGCCCCAGGGCTGAGCGTGACCGGCAGTTTCGGAGTCACAGCGGTGCAGGGCGGCGCGTCGGTCAAGGCCATCTTGCAGGCGGCCGACGGCGCGCTGTACGCCGCCAAGGCTGCTGGCCGCGACAGCGTTCACGCCGAGCTTCAGACGAACGCCGGAGAACTGGAGTGCACCGACGGTTGA